Proteins co-encoded in one Pseudomonadota bacterium genomic window:
- a CDS encoding 4Fe-4S ferredoxin, translating into DMCYDRTSVGRRPMCATVCPSEALYYGPIDAWKARRGGEPVRDWRFGSQSVKTKVAMVMPSATQRIEITGVILREEASARD; encoded by the coding sequence CGACATGTGCTACGACCGCACCTCGGTGGGGCGTCGCCCTATGTGCGCCACGGTGTGTCCGTCGGAGGCGCTGTACTATGGGCCTATCGATGCGTGGAAGGCCCGTCGGGGGGGGGAGCCGGTTCGCGACTGGCGCTTCGGCAGCCAGAGCGTGAAGACGAAGGTGGCGATGGTGATGCCGAGCGCCACGCAGCGCATCGAGATCACCGGCGTGATTCTGCGCGAGGAGGCATCTGCGCGTGACTGA
- a CDS encoding Rieske (2Fe-2S) protein: MRVTEQQWQKDFPTDWKADSYTTRREFTKFLILTSGATFLGNGAFVYLSRRQRQQAATVKRIAAVDDVPVGQAKTFRYPTENDPALLIRLDASIFVAYTQRCTHLSCPVLYAAERRRLECPCHDGAFDALTGRVLKGPPPRGLPRISLRVENGEIFAEGMEAT; the protein is encoded by the coding sequence CTGCGCGTGACTGAGCAGCAGTGGCAGAAGGATTTTCCCACAGACTGGAAGGCCGACAGCTACACCACCCGGCGGGAGTTCACCAAGTTCTTGATCTTGACGAGCGGTGCCACGTTCCTGGGCAACGGGGCCTTCGTCTACCTGTCGCGCCGACAGAGGCAGCAGGCGGCCACCGTGAAGCGCATCGCGGCTGTCGATGACGTTCCGGTCGGGCAGGCGAAGACCTTCCGCTACCCCACCGAAAACGATCCCGCATTGCTCATCCGCCTCGACGCGTCGATCTTCGTGGCCTACACCCAGCGCTGCACCCATCTCTCGTGTCCGGTTCTGTACGCCGCTGAACGGCGGCGGCTCGAGTGCCCGTGTCACGACGGTGCGTTCGACGCCCTCACCGGCCGGGTGCTCAAGGGACCGCCCCCTCGCGGACTCCCTCGCATCTCCCTGCGGGTCGAGAACGGCGAGATCTTCGCCGAGGGGATGGAGGCCACATGA
- a CDS encoding NarK/NasA family nitrate transporter — MIEQDARKALALSTLAFAISFAVWGMISPLAKMFQGQLHLSETQTWLLIAVPVLLGALGRLPAGMAADRFGGRLVFTIVLMGAAAAALALSFARTYEAMVVCALFVGVAGASFSVGVAFTSRWFPPEKQGFALGVYGAGNIGQSIALFTVPMLASRFGWESTYRIFAAVTFVYALAFLALAKDAPARTPPKRLSEMLSVLGRNPLAWVLSLFYFVTFGGFVALSIGLPKLLAEIFALTPADAGMRVAGFVVVATVMRPIGGALSDRFGGARVLAVVFAAAGLLALGITVEHIVPFTVGALGVAAFIGLGNGAVFKLVPQHFPKDTGTVTGLVGAMGGLGGFFPPLTLGLIKTHTGSYALGFVLLSVFCFTCLIVNWLVFLRHEHETLAVSPK; from the coding sequence ATGATCGAACAAGACGCGCGGAAGGCGCTGGCGCTCTCGACGCTGGCCTTCGCCATATCGTTTGCGGTCTGGGGAATGATCTCGCCCCTGGCCAAGATGTTCCAGGGCCAGCTGCACCTCAGCGAGACGCAGACCTGGCTGCTCATCGCCGTGCCGGTGCTGCTGGGCGCGCTCGGCCGGCTGCCTGCCGGGATGGCCGCCGATCGCTTCGGCGGCCGCCTCGTGTTCACCATCGTGCTCATGGGGGCCGCCGCGGCCGCGCTGGCCCTGAGCTTTGCCAGGACCTATGAAGCCATGGTGGTGTGCGCCCTCTTCGTGGGCGTCGCCGGCGCATCGTTCTCGGTGGGGGTGGCCTTCACATCGCGGTGGTTCCCGCCCGAGAAGCAGGGCTTCGCTCTGGGCGTATACGGTGCCGGCAACATCGGGCAGAGCATCGCGCTGTTCACGGTGCCGATGCTCGCCTCGCGCTTCGGCTGGGAGAGCACCTATCGCATCTTCGCGGCTGTCACGTTCGTGTACGCCCTTGCGTTCCTCGCCCTGGCCAAGGACGCACCCGCGCGCACCCCACCGAAGCGCCTCTCCGAGATGCTGTCGGTGCTCGGGCGAAATCCCCTGGCCTGGGTGCTCTCCCTGTTCTACTTCGTCACCTTCGGCGGCTTCGTGGCGCTCTCCATCGGACTTCCCAAGCTGCTGGCCGAGATCTTCGCGCTGACGCCGGCTGACGCCGGGATGCGCGTGGCGGGCTTCGTGGTGGTGGCCACCGTGATGCGCCCCATCGGAGGGGCGCTCAGCGACCGCTTCGGGGGCGCGCGCGTGCTGGCCGTGGTGTTCGCGGCGGCCGGGCTGCTGGCGCTCGGCATCACGGTCGAGCACATCGTGCCCTTCACCGTCGGCGCCCTCGGGGTGGCTGCGTTCATCGGCCTGGGCAACGGGGCGGTCTTCAAGCTCGTTCCGCAGCACTTCCCGAAGGACACCGGGACGGTCACCGGTCTCGTGGGCGCCATGGGTGGACTCGGCGGATTCTTCCCGCCCCTCACGTTGGGGCTCATCAAGACCCACACCGGCAGCTATGCCCTCGGCTTCGTGCTCCTGTCGGTCTTCTGTTTCACGTGTCTCATCGTGAACTGGCTCGTGTTCCTGCGACACGAGCACGAGACGCTTGCGGTGTCGCCGAAGTGA
- a CDS encoding MFS transporter, which yields MSALWSRLDHAALRRGFSAMLALLLAIYLGSGRLARFDVALIAYTSATVLACFGLVYRYSVWLEKPSTRIYWRRGWTLFARPERLLGNVVRLVVLLWRNVVAQFFIERRSFSRWAAHFLMSWGCIVACAVTFPLVFGWVHFEPDLVSPVTYHAHVFGFDVGRFDATSPLGWITFHVLDFCAVAILIGFAIAMRRRAHDPGAAAVQQFANDYMPLILLFSVCVTGLMLTASSMFMEGHSYSFIALLHAFSVILTLLYLPFGKFFHIFQRPAQLGLDFYKREGAAGPQARCASCGEAYTSQMHVDDLKQVLDALGFDQRLSDGRHHLDVCPGCKRRALASHQRAAIGGPGFL from the coding sequence GTGAGCGCGCTGTGGTCTCGTCTCGATCACGCGGCGCTGCGGCGCGGATTCAGCGCCATGCTGGCGCTGCTGCTCGCGATCTACCTCGGATCGGGGCGTCTGGCACGCTTCGACGTGGCGCTCATCGCCTACACGAGCGCCACGGTGCTGGCCTGCTTCGGCCTCGTCTACCGCTATTCGGTCTGGCTCGAGAAGCCGTCGACGCGCATCTACTGGCGACGCGGATGGACCCTGTTCGCGCGCCCTGAACGTCTGCTTGGCAATGTGGTGCGTCTGGTCGTGCTGCTCTGGCGCAACGTCGTCGCCCAGTTCTTCATCGAGCGCCGCAGCTTCTCGCGGTGGGCGGCCCACTTCCTCATGTCGTGGGGGTGCATCGTGGCGTGCGCCGTGACGTTTCCGCTGGTGTTCGGGTGGGTTCACTTCGAGCCGGACCTCGTCAGTCCGGTGACGTATCACGCGCACGTGTTCGGGTTCGATGTCGGCAGGTTCGACGCCACGTCACCGCTCGGCTGGATCACCTTTCACGTGCTCGACTTCTGCGCTGTCGCCATCCTCATCGGATTCGCCATCGCCATGCGTCGCCGCGCGCACGATCCGGGCGCGGCGGCGGTGCAGCAGTTCGCGAACGACTACATGCCGCTGATCCTGCTGTTCTCGGTATGCGTGACGGGCCTCATGCTCACCGCGAGCAGCATGTTCATGGAGGGGCATTCGTACAGCTTCATCGCGCTGCTGCACGCGTTCTCGGTCATCCTCACCCTGCTCTACCTGCCCTTCGGGAAGTTCTTCCACATCTTCCAGCGCCCGGCCCAGCTGGGGCTCGACTTCTACAAGCGCGAGGGCGCGGCGGGTCCGCAGGCCCGATGCGCTTCGTGCGGCGAGGCGTACACCTCGCAGATGCACGTCGACGATCTCAAGCAGGTGCTCGATGCACTTGGGTTCGATCAGCGCCTGTCTGACGGGCGCCATCATCTCGATGTCTGCCCGGGCTGCAAGCGTCGGGCGCTTGCGTCGCATCAGCGCGCGGCCATCGGTGGCCCTGGATTTCTGTAA